One genomic segment of Rhodothermales bacterium includes these proteins:
- the accB gene encoding acetyl-CoA carboxylase biotin carboxyl carrier protein, with protein MDLDKVQALLRLVNESGVAEVEVEEDGFKLVIRRQSATVMMQAPQSYPMPQSYAMPQGFPMQTGYPPMQPPAQSYAPPPAQAAAPAPAAAPAAPAAPATPAEPGSGAGEILVRAPIVGTFYRASSPDADPFVKVGARVEEDDTLCIIEAMKLMNEIKCEQAGTIKEILVENAQAVEYDQPLFVLTP; from the coding sequence ATGGATCTCGATAAAGTGCAAGCATTGCTCCGCCTCGTCAACGAGAGCGGCGTCGCGGAGGTCGAGGTGGAAGAGGACGGGTTCAAGCTCGTCATCCGGCGGCAGTCGGCGACGGTGATGATGCAGGCGCCGCAGAGCTACCCAATGCCGCAGAGCTACGCGATGCCGCAGGGCTTCCCGATGCAGACGGGCTACCCGCCGATGCAGCCGCCCGCGCAGAGCTATGCCCCGCCGCCTGCCCAAGCGGCAGCCCCCGCGCCCGCCGCTGCTCCTGCGGCACCGGCCGCTCCCGCAACCCCCGCCGAGCCCGGCTCCGGGGCCGGCGAGATCCTCGTCCGCGCCCCCATCGTCGGCACGTTCTACCGCGCGTCGTCGCCCGACGCCGACCCGTTCGTCAAGGTCGGCGCCCGCGTGGAAGAGGACGACACGCTCTGCATCATCGAGGCGATGAAGCTGATGAACGAGATCAAGTGCGAGCAGGCGGGGACGATCAAAGAGATCCTCGTCGAGAACGCGCAGGCGGTGGAGTACGACCAGCCGCTGTTCGTCCTCACCCCGTGA
- the efp gene encoding elongation factor P, with amino-acid sequence MASTQDFRNGFTFIWNDAVWQIVEFMHVKPGKGGAFVRTKLRNLRNGKVVDNTFRAGERVEDARVERHSYQFLYEDELGMHLMNTDTYEQTTLPANRVEGRGFIKEGGSVDLIVHAETGEALSVEIPRQVELVVAQTEPGMKGDTATGATKPATLESGATINVPLFINEGDMVRVDTESGAYLTRVSTN; translated from the coding sequence ATGGCATCCACGCAGGACTTCCGCAACGGCTTCACCTTCATCTGGAACGACGCCGTCTGGCAGATCGTCGAGTTCATGCACGTCAAGCCCGGCAAGGGCGGAGCCTTCGTCCGCACGAAGCTCCGCAACCTCCGCAACGGCAAGGTCGTCGACAACACGTTCCGCGCCGGCGAGCGCGTCGAGGACGCCCGCGTCGAGCGGCACTCGTATCAGTTCCTCTACGAGGACGAGCTCGGCATGCACCTGATGAACACGGACACCTACGAGCAGACGACGCTGCCGGCCAATCGCGTCGAGGGCCGCGGGTTCATCAAAGAAGGCGGGAGCGTAGACCTCATCGTACACGCGGAAACCGGCGAGGCCCTCTCCGTCGAGATCCCGCGCCAGGTCGAGCTCGTCGTCGCGCAGACCGAGCCGGGGATGAAGGGCGACACGGCGACCGGCGCCACGAAGCCAGCCACACTCGAAAGTGGGGCGACGATCAACGTCCCCCTCTTCATCAACGAGGGGGACATGGTCCGGGTCGATACCGAGTCCGGCGCCTACCTCACCCGCGTCAGCACGAACTAA
- the gcvH gene encoding glycine cleavage system protein GcvH produces MTFPDDCRYTKEHEWVRLEDDGTATIGITDYAQQELGDIVFVELEEGMEGDADAVFGTVEAVKTVSDLFLPVAGTVVAINDALDAAPETVNADPYGDGWLVKIEPRDAADLDALMDAAAYKHMIGADA; encoded by the coding sequence ATGACCTTCCCCGACGACTGCCGCTACACGAAAGAACACGAGTGGGTCCGCCTCGAAGACGACGGCACCGCCACGATCGGCATCACCGACTACGCGCAGCAGGAGCTCGGCGACATCGTCTTCGTCGAACTCGAAGAGGGGATGGAGGGCGACGCCGATGCCGTCTTCGGCACCGTCGAGGCGGTGAAGACGGTCTCTGACCTGTTCCTCCCCGTGGCCGGCACCGTCGTCGCCATCAACGACGCGCTCGACGCCGCGCCGGAAACAGTCAACGCTGACCCCTACGGCGACGGCTGGCTCGTGAAGATCGAGCCGCGCGACGCCGCCGACCTCGACGCGCTGATGGACGCCGCCGCCTACAAGCACATGATCGGCGCCGACGCCTGA
- a CDS encoding DUF1304 domain-containing protein, whose protein sequence is MSVAATILIGVVAALHVYFLVLEMVFWDKPLGRRTFGLTREFAAESKALAANQGLYNGFLAAGLVWSLLLGDAGTAVAIFFLGCVIVAGVFGAATVSRKILWVQALPAAVALAFVLLS, encoded by the coding sequence ATGAGCGTCGCTGCCACTATCCTGATCGGCGTCGTGGCGGCCCTGCACGTCTACTTCCTCGTGCTCGAAATGGTGTTCTGGGACAAGCCGCTCGGGCGCCGCACGTTCGGGCTGACGCGGGAGTTCGCGGCAGAATCGAAGGCGCTCGCGGCGAACCAGGGGCTCTACAACGGCTTCCTCGCTGCCGGGCTCGTGTGGAGCCTGCTGCTCGGTGACGCCGGGACGGCCGTCGCCATTTTCTTCCTCGGCTGCGTCATCGTTGCTGGCGTGTTCGGCGCGGCGACGGTGAGCCGCAAGATCCTCTGGGTCCAGGCCCTACCCGCCGCCGTTGCCCTCGCGTTCGTGCTGCTGTCCTGA
- a CDS encoding PA domain-containing protein, giving the protein MKNIRYVFLMLFVLAPTLAVGQAEPDSVVVEIAGTQYPSLAASFGPQFVLGENIGPLPLVPVVSQATGEFPDAPPAEGCNPLTAESAAEVAGNIAFVERGVCPFVAKVQNAAAAGAVAVVVFNDEREGPDSETITIMGGDCTAEQGCDIPATFVSRASGLAIGTEIKFGEEATIIPIRITAPPPPASVGTHNTGVVTFDVFDYGFLGGDVSFAGNGFQFNGVNGLFVSSVLVGIDGNVVSNPYDGASEWTDVQDVETLAAPFPAPFDDFDAGFIAVFENTDIGIRVTERSYSRADDPFVFVDLEVQNISGSDIAEAFIGLFADWDAGTTSTDDAGVVDLDLNFVGVFDPVEANPWFGVAAIGDPGSLSGFSVDATTADDAQLFEALTTQIDGGGDPAERAAVAGVGPFAIAAGTAVVVRFAYVGGADQADLAANVAAAQELGAVAVEETTPEGTFVLESAYPNPVASRATIGFELPTAQDVRLTVYDVLGREVATLVDGVRQAGAQSVELDVASLPSGVYVYRLSAGATQLTQTLTVVR; this is encoded by the coding sequence ATGAAGAACATTCGCTACGTATTCCTCATGCTGTTCGTCCTCGCGCCGACGCTCGCCGTCGGGCAGGCCGAACCCGACAGCGTCGTTGTCGAGATCGCCGGGACCCAGTACCCGTCCCTGGCTGCTAGCTTCGGCCCGCAGTTCGTCCTCGGCGAGAACATCGGCCCGCTCCCGCTCGTCCCCGTCGTGTCTCAGGCGACGGGCGAGTTCCCCGACGCGCCCCCGGCCGAGGGTTGCAACCCCCTCACCGCCGAGAGCGCGGCTGAAGTCGCTGGCAACATCGCGTTCGTCGAGCGCGGCGTGTGCCCCTTCGTCGCGAAGGTGCAGAACGCCGCCGCCGCCGGCGCCGTCGCCGTCGTCGTCTTCAACGACGAGCGCGAAGGGCCCGACAGCGAGACCATCACCATCATGGGTGGTGACTGCACGGCGGAGCAGGGCTGCGACATCCCCGCTACCTTCGTCTCCCGCGCGAGCGGGCTGGCCATCGGCACCGAGATCAAGTTCGGCGAGGAGGCCACGATCATCCCGATCCGCATCACGGCTCCCCCGCCGCCCGCCTCCGTTGGCACGCACAACACGGGCGTGGTCACGTTTGACGTGTTCGACTACGGCTTCCTCGGTGGCGACGTCTCGTTCGCTGGCAACGGCTTCCAGTTCAACGGCGTCAACGGCCTCTTCGTGAGCTCCGTGCTCGTCGGCATCGACGGCAACGTCGTGTCGAACCCGTACGACGGTGCCTCCGAGTGGACGGACGTCCAGGACGTCGAGACCCTCGCGGCTCCGTTCCCGGCTCCGTTCGATGACTTCGACGCCGGCTTCATCGCCGTCTTCGAGAACACGGACATCGGCATCCGCGTGACCGAGCGCTCGTACTCCCGCGCCGACGACCCGTTCGTGTTCGTCGATCTCGAGGTGCAGAACATCTCCGGCAGCGACATCGCGGAAGCCTTCATCGGCCTCTTCGCTGACTGGGATGCGGGCACGACGTCGACCGACGATGCTGGGGTGGTTGACCTGGACCTCAACTTCGTCGGCGTCTTCGACCCGGTCGAGGCGAACCCGTGGTTCGGCGTCGCTGCGATCGGTGACCCGGGCTCCCTCTCCGGCTTCAGCGTGGACGCCACGACGGCCGACGACGCGCAGCTCTTCGAGGCGCTTACGACGCAGATCGACGGTGGTGGAGATCCCGCCGAGCGGGCTGCGGTCGCTGGTGTCGGTCCGTTCGCGATTGCGGCCGGCACGGCCGTCGTCGTCCGGTTTGCCTACGTCGGCGGTGCCGACCAGGCTGACCTCGCGGCGAACGTAGCCGCAGCGCAGGAGCTTGGCGCCGTCGCGGTCGAGGAGACCACGCCGGAAGGCACGTTCGTCCTTGAGTCGGCGTACCCGAACCCCGTCGCGTCCCGCGCGACGATCGGGTTCGAGCTGCCCACGGCGCAGGACGTCCGCCTCACCGTCTACGACGTGCTCGGCCGTGAGGTCGCGACCCTCGTCGACGGCGTCCGCCAGGCCGGCGCGCAGTCGGTCGAGCTCGACGTTGCTAGCCTCCCGAGCGGTGTGTACGTCTACCGCCTCAGCGCGGGGGCCACGCAGCTCACGCAGACGCTCACCGTCGTTCGGTAG
- the accC gene encoding acetyl-CoA carboxylase biotin carboxylase subunit has protein sequence MIKKVLIANRGEIALRIIRTCRELGVQTVAVYSTADRESLPVRFADEAVCIGPPPSSESYLRTDRIIAAAEVTGADAVHPGYGFLAENAEFAAICADHDLTFIGPTPDTIRRMGDKSVAKDTMRAAGVPVVPGSDGEIENAHEAKRVAAEIGYPVMIKASAGGGGRGMRMATSEGELEKMFDTASNEAKAAFGNGAVYLEKFVEEPRHIEIQLVGDGQGTAIHFGERECSIQRRHQKLLEEAPSPVVDPDLRARMGEAAIAGALAVDYRGAGTVEFLLDKHGNFYFMEMNTRIQVEHPVTEEVTDTDLIELQLDVANGAKLAARDVIIDGHAIECRINAEDPYRNFSPSPGTITGLHTPKGHGVRVDTHVYAGYRVPPYYDSMVAKLIVRAKTREHTIRKMRRALDEFIIEGIKTTIPFHRQLMDDPRFQAGDFDTGFLNSFTLKPQTD, from the coding sequence GTGATAAAGAAAGTCCTCATCGCCAACCGGGGCGAGATCGCGCTCCGCATCATCCGCACCTGCCGCGAGCTCGGGGTCCAGACCGTCGCCGTCTACTCCACGGCCGACCGCGAGTCGCTCCCGGTCCGCTTCGCCGACGAGGCCGTGTGCATCGGGCCGCCGCCGTCGTCGGAGAGCTACCTCCGCACCGACCGGATCATCGCCGCCGCCGAAGTCACTGGCGCCGACGCCGTCCACCCCGGCTACGGCTTCCTCGCCGAGAACGCCGAGTTCGCGGCGATCTGCGCCGACCACGACCTCACGTTCATCGGCCCGACGCCGGACACGATCCGCCGGATGGGCGACAAGAGCGTGGCGAAGGACACGATGCGCGCCGCCGGCGTCCCCGTCGTGCCCGGCTCCGACGGCGAGATCGAGAACGCCCACGAGGCGAAGCGCGTCGCCGCGGAGATCGGCTACCCCGTGATGATCAAGGCGTCGGCCGGCGGCGGCGGCCGGGGCATGCGGATGGCGACGAGCGAAGGCGAACTCGAGAAGATGTTCGACACGGCCAGTAACGAGGCGAAGGCGGCGTTCGGCAACGGGGCCGTCTACCTCGAGAAGTTCGTCGAGGAGCCGCGCCACATCGAGATCCAGCTCGTCGGCGACGGGCAGGGCACGGCCATCCACTTCGGCGAGCGCGAGTGCTCGATCCAGCGCCGCCACCAGAAGCTGCTCGAAGAGGCGCCGTCGCCCGTCGTGGACCCCGACCTCCGCGCGCGGATGGGCGAGGCCGCGATCGCCGGCGCCCTCGCCGTGGACTACCGCGGAGCCGGGACGGTCGAGTTTCTGCTCGACAAGCACGGCAACTTCTACTTCATGGAGATGAACACGCGGATCCAGGTCGAGCACCCCGTCACGGAGGAGGTGACCGACACCGACCTGATCGAACTCCAGCTCGATGTGGCGAATGGGGCGAAGCTCGCCGCGCGCGACGTGATCATCGACGGCCACGCCATTGAGTGCCGGATCAACGCCGAGGACCCGTACCGCAACTTCAGCCCGTCGCCCGGCACCATCACCGGCCTCCACACGCCGAAGGGCCACGGCGTCCGCGTGGACACCCACGTCTACGCCGGCTACCGCGTCCCGCCCTACTACGACTCGATGGTCGCCAAGCTGATCGTGCGCGCCAAGACGCGCGAGCACACGATCCGTAAGATGCGCCGCGCCCTCGACGAGTTCATCATCGAAGGCATCAAGACGACGATCCCGTTCCACCGCCAGCTCATGGACGACCCGCGCTTCCAGGCCGGCGACTTCGATACGGGCTTCCTGAACAGCTTCACCCTGAAGCCGCAGACCGACTAA